From one Plasmodium coatneyi strain Hackeri chromosome 9, complete sequence genomic stretch:
- a CDS encoding SICA antigen, with protein MSYLLWKYFGVLRKTRKRYRRAYQVRGPSLEQQIVDHVVQDGPHEYYIVKERKPRSTPIKGRKKRHAGRRAGGRRRRVRRRMIIDIHLEVLDECQKGDLHSKKEDFFEILVQVFMGSEFIKEENIPKEQVSIVDVPKEEVRGSDSGLGKEDVPKEQVPTSSSGFREGRVCS; from the exons ATGAGCTACTTactctggaag tattTTGGAGTGCTTCGtaaaacaagaaaacgttacagaagagcttatcaagtacgtggtccatccttagaacagcagattgttgaccatgtggtccaggatggtccacatgaatattacattgtgaaggaacgcaaacctcgttctacgcctataaaaggaaggaaaaaacggcaTGCTGGTCGCCGTGCTGGtggtcgtcgtcgtcgtgtacgtcgccgcatgattattgatattcatttagaagtcttagacgaatgtcaaaaaggggacctgcattcgaagaaggaagacttttttgaaattttggttcaagtatttatgggaagcgaatttatcaaggaagaaaatattcctaaggaacaagtttctattgttgatgttcctaaggaagaggttcgaggttcagattccggtttagggaaggaagacgttcctaaggaacaggttccgaCTTCAagttccgggtttagggaaggaagagtttgTTCCTAA
- a CDS encoding SICA antigen yields the protein MNYFVMLGKRRKRYKRAHQVRGPLPLEQQIVDHVDDVGPHEYYLVKERKPHSTSIKRRKKRGVGRCRAGRHPGVRRRMIIDIHLEVLNECQKMDLHSTKEDFFEILKKNVPEEDVPSSDSGFREEDFVPTEDIRKEQFPCSHSGFREDDFVAEESLPKETVPSSDSAFREENFIPKEDFVPKEQVPSSGSGFRVNAPEEHVLKEGVSREDVPSSDSGF from the exons atgaat tacttTGTAATGCTTGGtaagagaagaaaacgttacaaaagAGCTCATCAGGTACGTGGTCCACTTcccttagaacagcagattgttgaccatgtggacgacgttggtccacatgaatattatttagtaaaggaacgcaaacctcaTTCTACGagtataaaaaggaggaaaaaacggggcGTTGGTCGCTGCCGTGCTGGTCGTCACCctggtgtacgtcgccgcatgattattgatattcatttagaagtcttaaacgaatgtcaaaaaatggatttgcattcgacgaaggaagacttttttgaaattttg aaaaaaaatgttcctgaggaggatgttccaagttcagattccgggtttagggaggaagactttgttcctacagAAGATATTCGCAAGGAACAGTTTCCATGTTCACattccggatttagggaGGATGACTTTGTTGCGGAGGAAagtcttcctaaggaaactGTTCCGAGTTCAGATTCCgcgtttagggaggaaaactttattcctaaggaagactttgttcctaaggaacaggttccaagttcaggttccgggtttagggttaatgCCCCTGAGGAAcatgttcttaaggaaggtgtttctagggaagatgttccaagttcagattccgggttttag